The following coding sequences are from one Triticum aestivum cultivar Chinese Spring chromosome 5A, IWGSC CS RefSeq v2.1, whole genome shotgun sequence window:
- the LOC123107636 gene encoding probable cytokinin riboside 5'-monophosphate phosphoribohydrolase LOGL9 — protein sequence MQGGDGGMEETPAAAKNRGGGVGEGAAVEVQEGPRFRRVCVFCGSSSGKRSSYRDAAVELGKELVARGMDLVYGGGSLGLMGEVSEAVHKGGGHVIGIIPTTLMGKEITGVTVGEVVAVSGMHERKAAMARNADAFIALPGGYGTLDELLEVIAWAQLGIHTKPVGLLNVDGYYDFLLAFIDKAVDDGFIRPSQRHIFVSAPDARDLVRKLEEYVAVEEEDPATPKLRWEIEQAGYKATLQAGIAR from the exons ATGCAGGGCGGCGACGGAGGGATGGAGGAGACACCGGCGGCGGCCAAGAACCGCGGCGGCGGTGTTGGTGAGGGCGCCGCCGTGGAGGTGCAGGAGGGGCCTCGGTTCCGGCGGGTGTGCGTGTTCTGCGGGAGCAGCTCCGGGAAGCGCAGCAGCTATCGCGACGCCGCCGTCGAGCTCGGCAAGGAGCTG GTTGCTCGTGGGATGGATCTGGTGTACGGCGGGGGCAGCCTGGGGCTCATGGGGGAGGTGTCAGAGGCCGTCCACAAGGGCGGCGGCCACGTCATCGG CATCATACCTACCACTCTCATGGGCAAGGAG ATCACCGGGGTGACggtgggggaggtggtggcggtgtcGGGGATGCACGAGCGGAAGGCGGCCATGGCGCGCAAcgccgacgccttcatcgcgcTGCCCGGCGGCTACGGCACCCTGGACGAGCTGCTCGAGGTCATTGCCTGGGCGCAGCTCGGCATCCACACCAAGCCA GTGGGGCTGCTGAACGTGGATGGGTACTACGACTTCCTGCTGGCCTTCATCGACAAGGCCGTGGACGACGGCTTCATCAGGCCATCCCAACGCCACATCTTCGTCAGCGCGCCCGACGCCAGGGACCTCGTCCGCAAGCTCGAG GAGTAcgtggcggtggaggaggaggacccggCGACGCCCAAGCTGCGGTGGGAGATCGAGCAGGCCGGCTACAAGGCCACGCTCCAGGCAGGGATCGCCCGCTGA